In one window of Micromonospora cathayae DNA:
- a CDS encoding M48 family metallopeptidase translates to MAGARKPVVEVRRSQRRRRTVSAYRDGERVVVLIPDQFSRAEETEWVDRMLARLAAREGRLARTDAELLQRATRLIGLYLPEYGRQAVPTSVRWVTNQNGRWGSCTPADRTIRISHRLQDMPDWVIDYVLLHELAHLIVPSHNASFWALVCRYPKAERARGYLEGVASVSAVPLPD, encoded by the coding sequence ATGGCAGGCGCGCGGAAGCCGGTCGTCGAGGTGCGACGCAGTCAGCGTCGGCGACGTACGGTGTCCGCGTACCGGGACGGTGAACGGGTGGTCGTCCTGATCCCGGACCAGTTCTCCCGGGCCGAGGAGACCGAGTGGGTGGACCGGATGCTCGCCCGGCTCGCCGCCCGTGAGGGCCGCCTGGCCCGCACCGACGCCGAGCTGCTCCAACGCGCCACCCGGCTGATCGGCCTGTACCTGCCGGAGTACGGCCGGCAGGCCGTCCCGACCAGCGTGCGGTGGGTGACCAACCAGAACGGCCGCTGGGGATCCTGTACGCCCGCCGACCGGACCATCCGGATCTCCCACCGCCTCCAGGACATGCCCGACTGGGTGATCGACTACGTGCTCCTGCACGAGCTGGCCCACCTCATCGTGCCCAGCCACAACGCGTCGTTCTGGGCCCTGGTCTGCCGCTACCCCAAGGCCGAACGCGCCCGCGGCTACCT